The Imtechella halotolerans DNA window AAATAAGGGGCTACAACTCACCTCCCAACCTCCAAGGTACTACTATACTAAATTAGCAGATCTTAAAATTGAGATGATTTCCAAAGCTACAGAAGATGCAAGAGTACGTGCAGAAAAAATCGCAAAAAATGGTGGTTCTAATCTAGGAAAATTAAAATCCGCAAGTATGGGTGTATTTCAAATCACAGGTCAAAATACCAGTGAAGAATACTCTTGGGGGGGAACATACAATACCATAGACAAAAACAAAACGGCCTCTATCACCATGAGATTGGTGTACGAAATAGACTAACTATACGCCTACTAGAAATAATAAAAAGGTCCCGTAATTACGGGACCTTTTATCTTCATAAACGTATGCTTTCTAACTCTGATTAACGAGTAAACAGAAGCTCTCTATATTTGGTAAGTGGCCAACTGTCATCATCTACTAACAATTCCAACTTATCACAATGATATCGAATTTGATCAAAGTAGGGTTTTACCTTATCACAGTAGGCATCAGCCATTTTTTGAGCGTCAGTAAGCTTATTAGCCTTTTTACGCTCTTCAATCATGGCATTAACCTTACTATTAATTTCTGAAATATGATTAGAAATCTGTTCAATTAAATCCAATTGCTCTCCAGCTACCTTCTTGAAAGCTGCACCGTAAATTTCTTTCAATCCACGCACATTTTCAATAAGAGTATTTTGATACTTTATAGCTGTTGGAATTACATGATTTCGAGCAATGTCTCCAATAATCCTTCCTTCAATCTGAATGGACTTTGTATACTCTTCCAATTCTATTTCATGACGCGCATGAACTTCTACATTACTCATAACCCCCATTTCTTCATACAATGAAATGGTTTTTTTAGAAATCAAAGCTTTAAGTGCTTGAGGTGTCGTTTTATTGTTACTCAAACCACGCTTTTCGGCTTCTTTTTCCCAAGCATCACTATATCCATCACCTTCAAAACGAATTTTCTTAGAGGCTTTGATGTATTCACGTAAAACATTGAAAATAGCCTCATCCTTTTTTAAACCTTTTTTATCGATAAGCCCATCAACCTCTTTCTTAAAATCTTTAAGCTGTTTAGCCATAATTGTGTTAAGTATGGTCATTGGCTTTCCACAGTTTGCCTTTGATCCTACAGCTCTAAATTCGAATTTGTTCCCGGTAAATGCAAATGGAGAGGTACGGTTTCTATCTGTATTATCCAATAATACATCTGGAATCTTGCCTACCACATTCAATTTCAATTCCGTTTTCTCTTCAGGAGATAATTTTCCATTAGACACCCCTTCCAACTCATCTAATACTTTGGTCAATTGATCACCAATAAATACTGAAATGATTGCCGGAGGAGCCTCATTAGCACCTAAACGATGATCATTACTTGCCGATGCTACTGATGCTCTTAACAATTCTTCATTATCATGAACTGCTTTAATCGCATTTATAAAAAATGTAAGAAACTGTAAATTCTTCATAGGAGTACTTCCAGGAGCCAAAAGATTTACTCCGGTATCCGTACTTAATGACCAGTTATTATGCTTACCCGAACCATTTATTCCAGCAAATGGTTTTTCATGAAATAACACTACAAAATTATGACGATCAGCTATTTTAGTCATCACATCCATAAGTAATGAATTCTGGTCTACCGCCAAATTAGCTTCTTCAAAAATAGGAGCCAATTCAAATTGATTAGGAGCTACTTCATTGTGGCGTGTTTTTACCGGAATCCCTAAACGCATGCATTCCAATTCTAAATCTCGCATATAACTCATTACTCGACTTGGAATTGATCCAAAATAATGGTCATCTAATTGCTGACCTTTTGCAGGTGAATGTCCTAAAAGCGCACGACCTGCCAAAACAATATCGGGACGCGAAAACGCCAAGGCTTTATCAATCAAGAAATACTCTTGTTCCCAGCCCAGGGTCGCATTTACCTTGGTAACATTCTTATCAAAATACTTAGCAACTTCAGTTGCTGCATGATCCACAGCTTGTAGAGCTCTTAATAGAGGAGCTTTGTTATCAAGTGCTTCTCCTGTATAAGAAACAAATACAGTAGGAATACACAAAGTAGTTCCATAAATAAACGCTGGAGAGGTAGGATCCCAAGCCGTATATCCTCGCGCTTCAAAGGTATTGCGTATACCACCATTTGGAAAACTTGAAGCATCAGGTTCTTGTTGAACCAACTGTCCTCCTCCAAACTTCTCCATAGCCATTCCACCACCAATCGTCTCAAAAAAAGCATCATGCTTCTCTGCTGTGGAACCAGTCAATGGTTGAAACCAATGGCTATAATGAGTTGCGCCTTTAGATATTGCCCAATCTTTCATTGCCGCAGCCACTTGATCGGCCATTTTTCGGTCAATTTTGGTCCCATATTGTATAGCATCCATTACACTTTTAAATGCATCTTTGGTCATAAACTGACGCATGGAAGCTTCATTAAAAACGTTCTGACCAAAAAGCTCAGATCTCCTTCCTGCTTCCTCTACCACTACAGGTTTACGATTGAATGTCTCCTGTAATGCTTTAAATCGAATTGTTGACATATTGACTGGTTGTTTTGTGATTCGAGAGCAAAATTAAAAAATATTCACTTTATTTATTTACATACCCCCTATTTTTTTCAAAAAAAAATAAAAAACACAATAAAATCAAGGCACACCCCCTAAAAAATAGACTTCAATACAAATAAAATAGGATAATTCAGCACAATCCTAAAAT harbors:
- a CDS encoding glutamine synthetase III family protein → MSTIRFKALQETFNRKPVVVEEAGRRSELFGQNVFNEASMRQFMTKDAFKSVMDAIQYGTKIDRKMADQVAAAMKDWAISKGATHYSHWFQPLTGSTAEKHDAFFETIGGGMAMEKFGGGQLVQQEPDASSFPNGGIRNTFEARGYTAWDPTSPAFIYGTTLCIPTVFVSYTGEALDNKAPLLRALQAVDHAATEVAKYFDKNVTKVNATLGWEQEYFLIDKALAFSRPDIVLAGRALLGHSPAKGQQLDDHYFGSIPSRVMSYMRDLELECMRLGIPVKTRHNEVAPNQFELAPIFEEANLAVDQNSLLMDVMTKIADRHNFVVLFHEKPFAGINGSGKHNNWSLSTDTGVNLLAPGSTPMKNLQFLTFFINAIKAVHDNEELLRASVASASNDHRLGANEAPPAIISVFIGDQLTKVLDELEGVSNGKLSPEEKTELKLNVVGKIPDVLLDNTDRNRTSPFAFTGNKFEFRAVGSKANCGKPMTILNTIMAKQLKDFKKEVDGLIDKKGLKKDEAIFNVLREYIKASKKIRFEGDGYSDAWEKEAEKRGLSNNKTTPQALKALISKKTISLYEEMGVMSNVEVHARHEIELEEYTKSIQIEGRIIGDIARNHVIPTAIKYQNTLIENVRGLKEIYGAAFKKVAGEQLDLIEQISNHISEINSKVNAMIEERKKANKLTDAQKMADAYCDKVKPYFDQIRYHCDKLELLVDDDSWPLTKYRELLFTR